The Phaeodactylum tricornutum CCAP 1055/1 chromosome 8, whole genome shotgun sequence genome has a window encoding:
- a CDS encoding predicted protein, whose product MPRGVKKEHLPTKTCVVCHRPYTWRKKWEKVWDEVTTCSKSCNAKRRTLAQQAKRNRSNDTAESHPDSDILNTSVPEPHQSNDTDALLMELYNETDRIEDSRRDDRDESDTAKDLAKAARKAAKKKAKAERRDQRQGRADPSYGRKECTQCHQSVDLLIRCVVDASGDWEMVCGRCWKSVSGGVVDGDADHPHYRYGGLWKNRARK is encoded by the coding sequence ATGCCGCGTGGTGTCAAGAAGGAACATTTGCCTACCAAAACGTGCGTTGTCTGTCATCGACCCTATACCTGGCGCAAGAAATGGGAGAAAGTATGGGACGAAGTCACCACCTGCTCCAAATCCTGCAACGCCAAGCGACGGACGCTAGCCCAGCAGGCCAAGCGAAACCGATCCAACGACACGGCAGAATCGCACCCGGACAGCGATATTTTAAACACGTCCGTACCCGAACCTCACCAATCCAACGATACGGATGCCCTCTTGATGGAGTTGTACAATGAAACGGATCGGATCGAGGACTCACGCCGCGACGATCGGGATGAATCGGACACTGCCAAAGACCTCGCCAAGGCGGCACGAAAGGCTGCCAAGAAGAAAGCCAAGGCTGAACGCCGTGACCAACGTCAAGGGCGAGCCGACCCTTCCTACGGACGAAAAGAATGCACACAGTGCCACCAGAGTGTGGATCTACTCATTCGATGCGTCGTGGACGCTTCGGGGGACTGGGAAATGGTCTGCGGACGCTGCTGGAAAAGTGTGAGTGGAGGGGTTGTCGACGGAGACGCGGATCATCCACACTACCGCTACGGTGGATTATGGAAGAATCGGGCCCGAAAGTGA